One Panicum virgatum strain AP13 chromosome 3N, P.virgatum_v5, whole genome shotgun sequence DNA segment encodes these proteins:
- the LOC120665164 gene encoding WEB family protein At2g38370-like, whose amino-acid sequence MAEVAAQRAVTAGVPAGSGEEADLEAAAAMRGRGEVDTTSPFQSVRQAVDLLFGGGAAAVSQWRHPQAPPPVQLRPEEEELIKVEEQTVKLEMELFVKEKETYNVLKELQETKQIIDGLKVQIEKVTSESTNAAKGHADMGKVHPLPATEHKSSSHKEPPIQSAKVTQSPLTTLIKLNQAKAFLNTDTINILRSEIEKEKASLEKTRERLQSNLGKASSLEADLTKTVAKLQAVKAPQPVLEPSEIWLQMKHLNSEKAKHRKVSEDLKNEIYESTAAIEHTRSKTKTLQFRIVMAEKLKEASQRGEAIAVAEMKNLGNGQDLSTSTSDVTLSAEEHSMFVLKAQEADGAARKKIDTAMQELDQANQCKLELLERVEEARSAVETSRKALEEAQKREESANKAKLAAEETLRKLRSDQIIQNWRPINNNSTKFKTTVVTPRRAGSGIYDVNGLSLVTAGQKSMKTVSIGEILSMKLDRELEAAKATHARKKVSLGQMLSQKYEVFSPLRIDHDGASRKQFQPRRKKMGFVVYVLLLAKRRHKKRQAPLMAASASLSFVRQYSVAP is encoded by the exons atggcggaggtggcggcgcagcgcgcCGTCACCGCCGGCGTCCCAGCGGggagcggcgaggaggcggacctggaggcggcggcggcaatgcggGGGCGCGGGGAGGTGGACACGACGTCGCCGTTCCAGTCCGTGCGCCAGGCCGTCGACCTACTGTtcggcggcggggccgccgccgtctcccagTGGCGGCAcccgcaggcgccgccgcccgtccagCTCCGCCCGGAG GAAGAAGAACTTATAAAAGTTGAGGAACAAACAGTGAAGCTGGAGATGGAACTTTTTGTTAAAGAAAAGGAAACATATAATGTCTTGAAAGAACTACAGGAAACAAAGCAGATTATTGATGGCTTGAAAGTACAAATAGAGAAGGTAACGTCGGAGAGCACTAATGCCGCAAAAGGTCATGCTGATATGGGGAAGGTACATCCACTTCCTGCTACTGAACATAAATCCAGTAGCCACAAGGAGCCACCAATCCAGAGTGCAAAAGTTACACAGTCTCCACTAACCACATTGATCAAGCTGAATCAGGCAAAAGCATTCCTTAACACGGATACTATCAACATATTAAGGAGCGAGATAGAGAAGGAGAAAGCATCACTTGAGAAAACCCGTGAAAGGTTACAGTCGAACCTAGGGAAGGCTTCATCACTAGAAGCAGATTTGACGAAAACCGTTGCAAAGCTGCAAGCAGTAAAAGCTCCACAACCTGTCCTTGAGCCTTCTGAAATCTGGTTGCAGATGAAGCACTTGAATTCTGAGAAAGCGAAGCACAGGAAGGTGTCAGAGGATTTGAAGAACGAGATTTATGAATCAACAGCTGCAATCGAGCACACAAGGTCTAAGACGAAGACACTGCAGTTCAGGATCGTCATGGCCGAGAAATTGAAGGAAGCCTCACAACGTGGAGAAGCTATTGCTGTGGCAGAGATGAAAAACCTGGGCAACGGGCAGGACCTGAGCACTTCAACTTCCGATGTCACACTCTCCGCTGAGGAGCACTCTATGTTTGTGCTCAAAGCACAAGAAGCGGATGGCGCGGCTAGGAAGAAAATCGACACAGCAATGCAAGAGCTAGATCAGGCAAACCAGTGTAAGCTGGAACTCTTGGAAAGAGTAGAGGAAGCAAGGTCAGCTGTTGAGACGAGCCGGAAGGCTCTGGAGGAGGCTCAGAAGAGGGAAGAATCTGCAAACAAGGCAAAGCTAGCAGCTGAAGAGACGCTCCGGAAACTGCGGTCAGATCAAATAATCCAGAACTGGCGGCCGATCAACAACAACTCCACTAAATTCAAGACCACGGTGGTGACGCCCCGGCGCGCGGGCTCCGGGATATACGACGTGAACGGCCTGAGCCTGGTGACCGCCGGGCAGAAGAGCATGAAGACGGTGTCCATCGGTGAGATCCTGAGCATGAAGCTGGACCGCGAGCTTGAGGCCGCGAAGGCCACGCACGCGAGGAAGAAGGTGTCGCTGGGGCAGATGCTGAGCCAGAAGTACGAGGTGTTCTCCCCGCTGAGGATCGACCACGACGGCGCGTCCCGCAAGCAGTTCCAGCCCAGGCGGAAGAAGATGGGATTCGTCGTGTACGTGCTGCTCCTCGCGAAGAGGCGGCACAAGAAGAGGCAGGCTCCACTCATGGCGGCTTCagctagtttaagttttgttcGTCAGTACTCGGTAGCACCCTAG
- the LOC120667678 gene encoding cytochrome P450 89A9-like produces MEGSFVHVTSSLVLSVATLIIAVLCNLVRHRSPSKWPVITKESVLRLLGIRLGDIPTTVILDSAVAVDALVRRADAFSDRPAGGGATTIISNGRLQIITTVPYGPHWVALRRNLSSEAFHPVRGLARAAPHRARALAALVDDIAARSADGGGAVPVRECLYAALFALNAATCFGDGVDGELVEAMRAAQQEFLRILPSFRVFATFRKVARLLYRDRWKQLVHSRRRQEEMYLPLIRARQERRGTTTTLAYVDTLLDLEVPDEGDPRRRRKLSDGEMVGLVSEYLGAATGTVLALLEWTLANLVLRPGIQSRLRREVEAAGGGACAYLRAVVMESLRRHPPVPSVQRHMSRDVVVGGTPVTRGTLVNFSLEEIGRDGKIWTSPEEFIPDRFMPGGEGESVRLTIGGGKEAAKVMMMPFGAGRRICPGMGFIQTDTSLVGCDLSSLEVMVGNPLGPDGVLGRIYITTK; encoded by the exons ATGGAAGGCAGCTTTGTACATGTCACTTCATCCCTCGTTCTTTCCGTTGCAACCCTGATCATTGCGGTGCTTTGCAATCTCGTCAGGCATCGCAGCCCAAGCAAGTGGCCGGTGATTACCAAGGAGTCCGTTCTCCGCCTCCTGGGCATTCGACTAGGCGACATACCGACGACCGTCATCCTAGACAGCGCCGTCGCGGTGGACGCGCTCGTCCGCCGCGCCGACGCCTTCTCCGaccgccccgccggcggcggcgccaccaccaTCATTTCCAACGGCCGGCTGCAGATCATCACCACCGTGCCGTACGGGCCGCACTGGGTCGCGCTCCGCCGGAACCTCAGCTCCGAGGCGTTCCACCCCGTCCGAGGGCTCGCTCGCGCGGCGCCCCACCGCGCGCGGGCGCTCGCCGCGCTCGTCGATGACATCGCAGCGCGCTccgcagacggcggcggcgccgtgcccGTCCGGGAGTGCCTGTACGCCGCGCTGTTCGCGCTGAACGCGGCCACGTGCTTCGGCGACGGCGTGGACGGCGAGCTCGTCGAGGCCATGCGCGCCGCGCAACAGGAGTTCCTCCGAATCCTCCCCAGCTTCCGCGTGTTCGCCACGTTCCGGAAG GTCGCGAGGCTGCTGTACCGCGATAGATGGAAACAGCTGGTCCACTCTCGCCGGAGGCAGGAAGAGATGTATCTCCCGTTGATCAGAGCACGCCAGGAGAGGCGAGGCACGACGACGACGTTGGCGTACGTGGACACTCTCCTGGACCTCGAGGTCCCCGACGAAGGcgacccgcgccggcggcggaagcTCTCCGACGGCGAGATGGTGGGGCTCGTGTCGGAGTACCTCGGCGCGGCGACGGGGACGGTCCTCGCCCTGCTGGAGTGGACGCTGGCGAACCTCGTGCTGCGGCCGGGCATCCAGAGCCGGCTgcggcgcgaggtcgaggcggccggcggcggggcgtgcgCGTACCTGCGGGCGGTGGTGATGGAGTCGCTGCGGCGGCACCCGCCGGTGCCTTCGGTGCAGCGTCACATGAGCCGCGACGTGGTGGTCGGCGGCACGCCGGTCACGCGGGGCACCCTGGTCAACTTCTCCCTGGAGGAAATCGGCAGAGATGGCAAG ATATGGACGTCTCCTGAAGAGTTCATTCCGGACCGGTTCATGCCCGGCGGGGAAGGGGAAAGCGTGCGGCTGACCATCGGCGGGGGCAAGGAGGCAGCGAAGGTGATGATGATGCCGTTTGGGGCCGGCCGGAGGATATGCCCTGGGATGGG GTTTATCCAGACAGACACCTCGCTGGTGGGGTGCGATTTGTCATCGCTTGAGGTGATGGTTGGTAACCCCCTCGGGCCGGACGGCGTTTTGGGCCGCATCTACATTACTACTAAATaa